A stretch of Leptospira andrefontaineae DNA encodes these proteins:
- a CDS encoding DUF5360 family protein, with protein sequence MQDYKGLNLLFLITDIGFILYWSITLLHVIPKEYLFKDYENPILQAWNWSFLPLDLFISFTGFYSLLLSKQENPHWKQFAILSLTLTFTSGLQAISFWAIGNDYNISWWIPNLYLFIYPIYYIPKLIRS encoded by the coding sequence ATCCAAGATTATAAAGGTTTAAATCTTCTATTTCTGATCACTGATATCGGATTCATTTTGTATTGGTCGATTACATTATTGCATGTGATTCCAAAAGAATATCTTTTTAAAGATTATGAAAATCCGATCTTGCAGGCATGGAATTGGTCCTTTTTACCTTTGGATCTTTTTATTTCTTTTACCGGATTTTATAGCCTTCTACTTTCAAAACAAGAGAATCCGCATTGGAAACAATTTGCGATCCTTTCCCTAACTTTAACCTTCACATCCGGATTACAGGCAATTTCTTTCTGGGCGATCGGTAACGACTATAATATCAGTTGGTGGATACCGAATCTTTATTTATTCATTTATCCAATATATTATATTCCAAAGTTGATACGTTCTTAA
- a CDS encoding adenylate/guanylate cyclase domain-containing protein, whose amino-acid sequence MPIKDYLPKFLCNILEITDRNKMDDSVRKVLENEEIIGAYVSNAFRYLLLIFFAAQLALNWKSGDALVNGIAFTIFTAVTIGHTYVIRTCTHWAIKGFSYLALVSDFFVISSLLLYYTLHQNSFDLGFAIKNPIMNFLFFPLAFSLIQFRLRYVVLSVILFYLVYFGIFSYALIYDKMVFAKDWGDYVMGPNVLVTDALFGRPMVYLILAFFFAFGILRTLIMIRRIGEGEAQRSLLSRYFSPGMVEEMMTNPNVLEGRRQTATILFTDIRNFTALSENMDPLELSRFLSSIRETLTDCVFEFGGTLDKYMGDAVMATFGTPYPSADPASDAIRALQSGQRMLEKLGEFNKARESRGLEPVRIGIGIHTGEVFSGNIETSKSSEFTVIGDAVNTASRIESLTKNFGKELLVSEETWKLAGANFRGETLPPVQVKGKEKLVTVVAVGA is encoded by the coding sequence ATGCCTATCAAAGATTATCTACCTAAGTTTCTTTGTAATATTCTAGAAATTACCGACCGAAACAAAATGGACGATTCAGTCCGTAAGGTTTTAGAAAACGAGGAAATCATAGGTGCCTATGTATCCAACGCCTTCCGATATCTGCTTCTAATATTTTTCGCAGCTCAGTTAGCCTTAAACTGGAAAAGTGGAGATGCTCTCGTAAACGGGATCGCATTTACAATTTTCACTGCAGTTACGATTGGGCACACGTATGTGATACGGACCTGTACTCATTGGGCCATCAAAGGTTTCTCTTATTTAGCATTGGTCTCGGACTTCTTCGTGATCAGTTCTTTATTATTATATTATACTCTTCATCAAAATTCATTCGATCTTGGATTTGCGATCAAAAATCCGATCATGAATTTTCTATTCTTTCCTCTCGCATTTTCATTGATCCAATTTAGATTAAGATACGTGGTCTTAAGTGTTATCTTATTCTATCTGGTTTATTTCGGGATCTTCTCCTACGCGCTAATATACGATAAGATGGTATTCGCGAAAGATTGGGGAGATTATGTGATGGGACCGAATGTCTTAGTCACAGATGCATTATTCGGAAGACCAATGGTCTATTTGATCTTGGCATTCTTCTTTGCTTTTGGGATCTTGAGAACTTTGATCATGATTAGGCGAATTGGAGAAGGAGAAGCACAAAGATCCTTACTTTCTCGTTATTTCTCCCCTGGAATGGTAGAAGAAATGATGACCAATCCGAACGTATTGGAAGGAAGAAGACAAACTGCCACTATATTATTCACGGACATCCGAAACTTCACTGCACTTTCGGAAAATATGGACCCGTTGGAACTAAGCAGATTCCTTTCTTCCATTAGAGAAACATTAACTGATTGTGTTTTCGAATTCGGCGGGACTTTGGATAAGTATATGGGAGATGCCGTGATGGCTACCTTCGGAACACCTTATCCATCTGCAGATCCTGCCTCAGATGCGATTCGCGCATTACAAAGCGGACAAAGAATGTTGGAAAAATTAGGAGAATTTAATAAAGCCAGAGAATCCAGAGGACTAGAACCTGTAAGGATCGGGATAGGAATTCATACGGGAGAAGTATTCTCTGGAAATATAGAAACGAGTAAAAGTTCTGAATTCACAGTCATCGGAGATGCAGTTAACACTGCTTCCAGAATTGAATCCCTTACCAAAAACTTCGGAAAAGAATTATTGGTTTCCGAAGAAACTTGGAAACTTGCAGGTGCAAATTTCAGAGGAGAGACACTTCCACCAGTTCAAGTAAAAGGAAAAGAAAAGTTGGTAACTGTAGTTGCAGTAGGGGCTTGA
- a CDS encoding oxidoreductase, translated as MNHRVAIIAGGTGLVGGELVQELLIDPSWDKVYLLVRKPLEWTHSKLELILTDWEKLNEFPEGVVTDAFCTLGTTIGKAGSKENFKKVDLEYPIRFAKVAKEKGVKSFFIVTALGSDPNSFVFYNQVKGEVEAEISKLGFETFGIFRPSLLEGDRKEFRLGEKIGSKLAFLINPLLLGPLKKYRSIHAKTVARSMLNLAWSGKKGNHIIESDKIAVLGSSSARGNLENLI; from the coding sequence ATGAACCATAGAGTTGCAATCATTGCAGGCGGAACTGGACTCGTCGGCGGAGAACTTGTACAGGAATTATTAATAGATCCATCTTGGGACAAGGTTTATCTTTTGGTTAGAAAACCTTTGGAATGGACCCATTCCAAATTAGAACTGATCCTTACTGATTGGGAAAAACTCAATGAGTTTCCAGAAGGAGTCGTGACTGATGCATTCTGTACTTTGGGGACTACGATTGGAAAGGCTGGCTCTAAAGAGAATTTTAAAAAAGTAGATTTAGAGTATCCAATACGTTTTGCTAAAGTAGCAAAGGAGAAGGGCGTAAAATCTTTCTTTATAGTAACTGCTCTTGGATCGGATCCAAATTCATTCGTATTTTATAATCAGGTAAAAGGAGAAGTAGAAGCAGAAATATCCAAACTCGGTTTTGAAACTTTTGGGATTTTCAGACCTTCTCTTTTGGAAGGGGATAGAAAAGAATTCAGATTAGGAGAGAAGATCGGGTCTAAACTTGCGTTCCTGATAAATCCTCTACTTTTGGGTCCTCTCAAAAAATACAGATCCATTCATGCGAAGACCGTTGCAAGATCCATGTTAAACCTTGCCTGGTCCGGCAAAAAAGGAAATCATATTATAGAATCAGATAAGATTGCGGTATTGGGATCTTCTTCTGCTCGAGGAAATTTAGAAAACTTAATCTAG
- a CDS encoding SpoIIE family protein phosphatase, translating into MTERYFYRLFEAIHKKISYTFSIVAFSLAGGWFGAVYAFFFGSATIPMFSLQTHYIIVLCFVFATLLVTILHGVQYGLLAPIGISGIEAHIRRINRTLNPAHSIRTDSSEELDVILSDLIHLPMHNMISAFCYGSFVLLTSVIPYLLFDYNLKELLYIFLGWLAAIFVYCGFSYIITDYITGPKRVMLKKVLLSRSYSSNFPPGFLGLKGKFGFLLSLVLLSLTILAVYVGLRPDSYLEIAFFIGLTFFAATTLIILYFQSISTTLEQIGKSANDLAAGGPGKLPLVSIDREFLGFANDFAKATGEIGRIREHLQFLVEEKTSELRETLRTVEELKQQQDGDYFLTSLLIKPLGINRTTGRKAKVDFLIKQKKNFVFKGKESEIGGDICIAQEILLRGKEYTVFLNADAMGKSLQGAGGVLVLGAAFHSILQRTLTNENTYSLYAEKWIKNAFTELHKLFQGFDGSMLVSMVLGVLDEEAGILYYINAEHPWSVLYRDGKATFLEETLQYRKLGTPGMEGSLSVKIFRLQPADILVIGSDGRDDLEIVSDSGEKTMNKDESLFLRVVESSEGNLRTIVSDLENKGRITDDLSLLRIEYDPGKSLNKTKAGKGVHHLSKKAREFLRNKNIPEAILAIEEALNLSPDNQILKRDLIRLHYRNGNYQEACSLMDSYVEENPGDTDIIYTASFCFKKIGDFNRSLELAERIQLRNPGIPANLAHIADLNLKLERPEKAINFAKLSLELDPQNENASEILKKLNGKS; encoded by the coding sequence ATGACTGAGAGATATTTTTATCGTCTTTTCGAGGCGATTCACAAGAAGATTTCCTATACTTTTTCCATCGTAGCATTCTCTTTAGCGGGAGGTTGGTTTGGAGCGGTTTACGCGTTTTTCTTCGGATCTGCTACCATTCCGATGTTTTCTCTTCAGACCCATTATATAATCGTTCTTTGTTTTGTATTCGCTACCCTGCTTGTAACTATATTACATGGTGTGCAATATGGATTACTTGCTCCGATAGGTATTTCAGGAATCGAAGCACATATAAGAAGAATCAACAGAACACTAAATCCCGCTCATTCTATTCGCACGGACTCCTCAGAAGAATTAGATGTAATTTTGTCCGATCTGATCCATTTGCCTATGCATAATATGATATCAGCATTTTGTTACGGAAGTTTTGTCCTTCTAACTAGCGTTATTCCCTATTTGCTATTCGATTATAATTTAAAAGAACTTCTGTATATATTCTTGGGATGGCTTGCTGCAATTTTCGTATATTGCGGTTTTAGTTATATAATTACCGATTATATAACCGGCCCGAAACGAGTTATGTTAAAAAAAGTTCTGCTAAGCAGGTCTTATTCCTCTAATTTCCCTCCCGGATTCTTAGGTCTTAAAGGGAAATTTGGATTCTTACTTTCTTTAGTATTATTATCTCTAACAATACTAGCCGTTTACGTAGGCCTCAGACCAGATTCATATTTAGAGATCGCATTCTTTATCGGATTAACATTTTTTGCTGCAACCACACTGATCATTTTGTATTTCCAATCTATTTCTACTACTTTAGAGCAGATCGGAAAATCTGCGAATGATCTTGCAGCCGGAGGTCCCGGAAAGCTTCCTTTAGTCTCGATTGATAGAGAATTTTTAGGTTTTGCGAACGATTTCGCAAAGGCCACGGGCGAGATAGGTAGGATCAGAGAACATCTACAGTTCTTAGTGGAAGAAAAAACTTCTGAGCTCAGAGAAACATTACGCACTGTAGAAGAACTCAAACAACAACAAGATGGAGATTATTTTCTTACTTCTCTTTTAATAAAACCGTTAGGGATCAATCGAACTACCGGAAGAAAAGCAAAGGTTGATTTTCTAATTAAACAAAAGAAGAACTTCGTCTTTAAAGGAAAAGAAAGCGAAATAGGCGGAGACATTTGTATCGCCCAAGAAATCCTTTTAAGAGGAAAAGAATATACCGTATTCTTGAATGCGGACGCTATGGGAAAATCTTTACAAGGAGCTGGCGGCGTTCTTGTTCTTGGAGCAGCATTCCACTCCATTCTACAAAGAACCTTAACGAACGAAAACACCTACTCCCTTTACGCTGAAAAATGGATAAAGAACGCATTTACAGAATTACATAAATTATTCCAGGGTTTTGACGGAAGTATGTTGGTTTCCATGGTCTTGGGAGTTTTAGATGAAGAAGCGGGTATATTATACTATATTAATGCCGAACATCCTTGGTCCGTTTTATATAGAGATGGAAAAGCTACCTTTTTAGAAGAAACCCTACAATACAGAAAATTAGGCACTCCTGGCATGGAAGGAAGTTTAAGTGTAAAAATTTTCAGACTCCAGCCAGCAGATATTTTAGTGATCGGATCAGACGGAAGAGACGATTTAGAAATCGTTTCCGACTCTGGAGAAAAAACCATGAATAAAGATGAATCCTTATTCTTACGGGTGGTGGAATCTTCAGAAGGAAATTTACGAACGATAGTTTCCGACTTAGAGAACAAAGGACGAATTACAGACGATCTTTCACTTTTGCGGATCGAATATGATCCAGGAAAATCTTTAAATAAAACAAAGGCAGGAAAAGGAGTACATCATCTAAGTAAAAAAGCGAGAGAGTTCTTAAGAAATAAAAATATTCCAGAAGCAATTCTTGCAATAGAAGAAGCCTTAAACCTTTCTCCGGATAACCAAATATTAAAGAGAGATTTGATCAGGCTCCATTATAGAAATGGAAATTACCAAGAGGCTTGTTCTCTTATGGATTCCTATGTGGAGGAAAATCCAGGTGATACGGATATAATTTATACCGCTTCTTTCTGCTTTAAAAAGATCGGAGATTTTAATCGTTCTTTAGAACTTGCAGAAAGGATCCAACTTCGTAACCCTGGGATCCCAGCAAATCTAGCTCATATAGCCGACTTAAACCTAAAGTTAGAAAGACCCGAAAAAGCTATTAACTTCGCCAAACTAAGTCTCGAATTAGATCCTCAAAACGAAAATGCTTCTGAGATCTTAAAAAAATTAAACGGAAAATCCTAA
- a CDS encoding SDR family NAD(P)-dependent oxidoreductase: MDIRGKRIVVTGAASGIGKETLIKFLAFDGVKVLAVDLDPSRLDISDDRVKTFKCDVSSSESVDKIFKEAEKVLGGVDIFYANAGFAYYEEIKKPDWKRMEKIFQTNVFSALYGLQKVQAEYSNPVYYIITASAMSFLSIPGYALYSATKAAVHSFAEAFQFELRKPHRLMIVYPIATRTNFFDAAGKKVPVPFPSQTPKQVASAVISGIRWNKKKVLPSKIFTLMMFVDRFLVYPLRIYQIIENWKRKRALN; this comes from the coding sequence ATGGATATTCGAGGAAAACGTATAGTAGTTACTGGAGCTGCCTCCGGGATCGGAAAGGAAACTTTGATCAAGTTTTTAGCATTCGATGGAGTGAAGGTCCTTGCTGTAGATTTGGATCCGTCTCGTCTGGATATTTCCGATGATCGAGTAAAAACTTTTAAATGCGATGTTTCTTCTTCGGAATCTGTAGATAAAATTTTTAAAGAAGCTGAAAAGGTATTGGGTGGTGTCGATATCTTTTATGCAAACGCTGGCTTTGCATATTACGAAGAGATTAAAAAGCCCGATTGGAAACGTATGGAGAAAATTTTTCAAACAAATGTTTTTTCAGCGCTCTATGGATTACAAAAGGTTCAGGCCGAATATTCCAATCCTGTATATTATATCATCACTGCTTCTGCTATGAGTTTTCTCTCGATTCCAGGTTATGCATTGTACTCGGCGACCAAGGCGGCCGTTCATTCTTTCGCAGAAGCATTTCAGTTTGAATTAAGAAAACCTCACAGACTGATGATTGTTTATCCGATTGCTACTCGGACAAATTTTTTTGATGCGGCTGGTAAGAAAGTGCCGGTGCCTTTTCCTTCTCAGACACCTAAGCAGGTAGCATCAGCGGTTATATCTGGGATACGCTGGAACAAAAAGAAAGTATTACCTTCTAAAATATTCACCCTGATGATGTTCGTAGATAGATTTCTTGTCTATCCGTTGCGTATTTATCAGATTATCGAAAATTGGAAGCGTAAAAGAGCCCTAAACTAA
- a CDS encoding acyl-CoA dehydrogenase family protein: MLENNYFLENEDLKQYFESLIDWEEVVEAFEQGFSDKKEHERTGKEEFALAPGSKEEAIEFYRSVLESAGEIAGKEVAPFAQKMDAEGLIYEKGKVRFPKEMINAVNQVKEAGILPYSIGRKHGGLGLPCTVQAMLMEIFSRADGSVAIALGCMNLAETIERFGSEEMVETYVPKMAAGELCGAMALTEPNYGSDLPNLQTKAIKGEDGVWRITGAKRFITHGCGFDDKPSIILTLARTGSPTSGARGLSFFLVKSEDVEIAGIEKKMGLHCSPTCEVVYENTPGILIGEEGYGLVKYSMAMMNGARLSIAGQAMGIGAAAYYEAKKYADEREQFGKKIRNIPAVKKMLDLMDREILAMRSILQEASRSIDLYHWKSEKMKESGVDEKEIKKDENLKKWEKLANLFTPLSKYYITEQANKIAFDALQIHGGAGYTYDYDISRIYRDVRITNIYEGTTQLQVVAAIGGIVTGLGAKGILRQYLDEEMSSFSPSRELLENRKKLEESHTIYTSLENGTSKDEVAFELVESATRVIIAVISERGLKKLDGDSKKERAALIHSYNLDSIALLEYNKIRIENKKSPVLV; the protein is encoded by the coding sequence ATGCTTGAAAATAATTATTTCCTAGAGAATGAAGACTTAAAACAATATTTCGAATCCTTAATAGACTGGGAAGAAGTAGTAGAAGCATTCGAACAAGGTTTCTCCGACAAAAAAGAACATGAAAGAACAGGAAAAGAAGAATTCGCATTGGCTCCAGGAAGCAAAGAAGAAGCCATCGAATTCTACAGATCCGTCTTAGAATCCGCAGGAGAGATCGCCGGAAAAGAAGTGGCCCCTTTCGCTCAAAAAATGGATGCAGAAGGATTAATATACGAAAAAGGTAAAGTTCGCTTTCCTAAAGAAATGATAAACGCAGTCAACCAGGTCAAAGAAGCTGGGATCCTTCCCTACTCTATTGGCCGCAAACATGGTGGATTAGGACTTCCTTGCACAGTACAAGCAATGCTTATGGAAATATTTTCAAGAGCGGACGGATCCGTTGCGATCGCTTTAGGATGTATGAACCTAGCAGAGACCATAGAAAGATTCGGTTCGGAAGAAATGGTAGAGACTTACGTGCCTAAGATGGCGGCAGGAGAACTATGCGGAGCAATGGCACTTACTGAACCGAATTACGGATCGGACCTTCCGAATTTACAAACAAAAGCGATCAAAGGAGAAGATGGAGTCTGGAGAATTACAGGCGCCAAAAGATTTATCACTCATGGTTGCGGCTTCGATGATAAACCCTCCATCATTCTTACCTTAGCGAGAACAGGAAGTCCAACAAGTGGTGCGAGAGGACTTTCCTTTTTCTTAGTCAAAAGTGAAGATGTGGAGATTGCAGGTATAGAGAAAAAGATGGGGCTACATTGTTCTCCCACCTGCGAGGTAGTTTATGAAAACACTCCCGGCATCTTAATCGGAGAAGAAGGTTATGGACTCGTAAAATATTCCATGGCAATGATGAACGGAGCAAGGCTCTCCATCGCAGGACAGGCAATGGGTATCGGAGCGGCAGCTTATTATGAAGCTAAAAAATACGCGGATGAAAGAGAACAATTCGGTAAGAAGATCAGGAATATTCCGGCAGTGAAAAAGATGTTGGACCTAATGGACAGGGAGATTTTAGCAATGAGATCCATTTTGCAAGAAGCTTCCAGATCCATAGACCTCTATCATTGGAAATCCGAAAAAATGAAGGAATCCGGTGTAGATGAAAAAGAGATCAAAAAGGACGAAAATCTAAAAAAATGGGAAAAACTCGCCAATCTATTCACTCCATTATCTAAATATTATATTACGGAACAGGCAAATAAGATCGCATTCGATGCTCTCCAAATCCACGGAGGAGCCGGATACACTTATGATTACGATATTTCCAGGATCTATCGGGACGTAAGGATCACTAATATTTACGAAGGAACCACACAATTACAGGTTGTAGCCGCCATTGGTGGAATTGTAACAGGACTAGGAGCTAAAGGTATCTTAAGACAATATCTGGACGAAGAAATGTCCAGCTTCTCCCCTTCCAGAGAACTATTAGAAAACCGCAAGAAACTGGAAGAATCCCATACAATCTATACTTCTTTAGAAAACGGAACATCCAAGGATGAGGTTGCATTCGAACTAGTAGAATCCGCAACCAGAGTCATCATTGCTGTGATTTCAGAAAGAGGTCTGAAAAAATTAGATGGTGATTCTAAAAAAGAAAGAGCAGCTTTAATTCACTCTTATAATCTGGATAGCATAGCTCTATTAGAATATAATAAAATCCGTATTGAGAATAAGAAGAGCCCTGTCTTAGTTTAG
- the lipL32 gene encoding major surface lipoprotein LipL32, translating to MKKSSILIISTAILVSFAACIGGLPGLQSNFSVGEQDIPGVGVKKLFAPYSETVNYWGYIKPGQAADAVVNGKKSYFLYIWVPAAIVELGVRLISPTGEIGEPSSGDFVSEAFKAATPEEKSMPNWFDTWIRVERLAAIMPNQIEGAAKGKALQNLGDNDDGDDTYNEERHNKYNSLLRIQIPNIPKSLDELKNIDTKKLLVRGLYRITFTTYKVGEVKGSFVATVGVLGPPGVPGLSPILHANPAELQKLAVDAEEKLKAAVAGDKK from the coding sequence ATGAAAAAATCTTCGATCCTTATAATCTCCACCGCTATACTGGTCAGCTTTGCTGCATGTATCGGTGGACTTCCCGGCCTACAAAGTAATTTCTCGGTCGGAGAACAAGACATTCCAGGAGTAGGAGTTAAGAAGCTTTTCGCACCTTATTCTGAAACTGTGAACTATTGGGGATACATCAAACCAGGACAAGCCGCTGACGCAGTAGTAAACGGAAAGAAATCATATTTCCTTTATATTTGGGTTCCAGCAGCTATCGTTGAACTAGGCGTTCGTCTAATTTCCCCTACCGGAGAAATTGGTGAGCCATCTAGCGGCGACTTCGTGAGTGAGGCTTTCAAAGCTGCAACTCCTGAAGAAAAAAGCATGCCGAACTGGTTCGATACTTGGATTCGCGTAGAGCGCTTAGCAGCTATTATGCCGAACCAAATCGAAGGAGCAGCTAAAGGAAAAGCTCTTCAAAATCTTGGCGACAATGATGATGGAGACGATACTTACAATGAAGAGCGTCACAACAAGTACAACTCTTTACTTCGTATCCAAATTCCTAACATTCCAAAAAGCTTAGATGAACTTAAAAACATCGACACTAAAAAACTTTTAGTTCGCGGTTTATACAGAATTACCTTCACTACTTACAAAGTAGGTGAAGTTAAAGGTTCTTTCGTAGCTACTGTTGGAGTTCTTGGCCCTCCAGGTGTTCCAGGTCTTTCTCCTATTCTTCACGCAAACCCAGCTGAATTGCAAAAATTGGCTGTTGATGCAGAAGAAAAATTGAAAGCTGCAGTTGCTGGAGACAAGAAGTAA
- a CDS encoding ParB N-terminal domain-containing protein, with protein MKIRVSDIKVKNRIRKDLGDLHGLKSSIQNLGLLHPIIIDLDNKLVSGERRLECVKLLGWEYVDVRIVDVRSKKERVLIEAEENNVRLPFTPEEQERAQKLLRRYSHTGILGRLFAWLLDLWEWFWSWLFKN; from the coding sequence ATGAAAATTCGGGTCTCCGATATTAAGGTAAAGAACCGCATTCGTAAAGATTTAGGCGACTTACATGGTCTCAAATCTTCCATACAAAACTTAGGGCTTTTGCATCCGATCATTATCGACCTGGACAATAAATTAGTCTCTGGCGAAAGACGCCTGGAATGTGTAAAACTTCTGGGCTGGGAATATGTTGATGTTCGAATCGTAGATGTACGAAGTAAAAAAGAAAGAGTTTTGATCGAAGCCGAAGAAAACAATGTACGGCTACCGTTTACCCCGGAAGAACAAGAAAGGGCTCAAAAACTATTAAGAAGATACTCCCATACCGGGATCCTTGGTAGATTGTTTGCCTGGTTATTGGATCTTTGGGAATGGTTTTGGTCCTGGCTTTTCAAAAACTAA
- the metK gene encoding methionine adenosyltransferase, with protein sequence MSLQDFIFTSESVSEGHPDKVCDQISDAILDAYLAQDPKSRVACETLVTTNLVVVAGEVTSKGKIDAVEIARNVIKDIGYNDVSLGFDAEFAVVSSHIHAQSPDISQGVTEGEGLFKEQGAGDQGLMFGFAIDETPELMPMPIYYSHELVRHLSGLRHNGKLKWLRPDAKSQVTVEYKNGKPTRVDTVVISTQHSPDVSHKQIEESVIEECIKKVIPANFLKDTKYFINPTGQFIIGGPHGDTGLTGRKIIVDTYGGYGRHGGGAFSGKDPSKVDRSAAYMGRYIAKNVVAAGLASQCEVQLAYAIGVAEPVSVHVDTFGTGKLSEEEIVKRIKANFRLTPRGITESLQLLEKGRKYRETAAYGHFGRSGETFTWERTDKAGALKG encoded by the coding sequence ATGTCCCTTCAAGACTTCATCTTTACCTCGGAATCCGTATCGGAAGGACATCCGGACAAGGTTTGCGACCAAATTTCCGACGCAATTCTGGACGCTTATTTAGCTCAGGATCCTAAATCCAGGGTAGCTTGCGAAACTTTAGTGACTACGAACCTAGTGGTAGTCGCCGGAGAAGTAACTAGCAAGGGAAAAATCGACGCGGTTGAGATCGCAAGAAATGTGATCAAGGATATCGGATACAACGACGTTTCCTTAGGTTTTGACGCTGAGTTCGCTGTAGTTTCTTCTCATATTCATGCCCAAAGTCCTGACATTTCTCAAGGTGTTACCGAGGGAGAAGGTCTTTTTAAAGAGCAGGGAGCAGGTGACCAAGGTTTGATGTTCGGGTTTGCTATCGACGAAACTCCTGAACTTATGCCTATGCCGATCTATTACTCTCACGAGTTGGTCAGACATTTGTCTGGATTACGTCATAACGGTAAATTGAAATGGTTACGTCCGGATGCAAAATCCCAAGTAACTGTAGAATATAAAAACGGAAAACCTACTCGTGTAGATACCGTTGTAATTTCTACCCAACATTCTCCTGATGTTTCTCATAAACAAATTGAAGAATCCGTAATTGAAGAATGTATTAAGAAGGTTATCCCTGCGAACTTCTTAAAAGACACGAAATATTTTATCAACCCGACAGGACAGTTCATCATCGGTGGACCACACGGAGATACTGGTCTTACGGGACGTAAGATCATTGTCGATACATACGGTGGTTATGGAAGACATGGTGGTGGAGCATTCTCCGGAAAAGATCCATCCAAAGTGGACCGTTCCGCAGCATATATGGGTAGATATATCGCGAAAAACGTGGTAGCGGCAGGACTTGCTTCTCAGTGTGAGGTGCAGTTGGCATACGCGATCGGCGTGGCTGAGCCTGTTTCGGTTCACGTTGATACTTTCGGAACAGGTAAACTTTCCGAAGAAGAGATCGTAAAAAGAATTAAGGCAAACTTCCGACTGACTCCAAGAGGGATCACCGAGTCCTTACAATTATTGGAGAAAGGAAGAAAATACAGGGAAACCGCTGCTTACGGACATTTCGGAAGAAGTGGAGAAACATTTACCTGGGAAAGAACTGATAAAGCAGGAGCATTGAAAGGTTAA
- a CDS encoding transketolase family protein yields the protein MGAVSASSADQKATRDGYGDALHELGAKRSDIVVLDADLSGSTKTNKFSKAFPDRFFNVGVAEQNLVGHAAGLALAGYVPFASSFAMFLSGRAWEVVRNSIVYPFLNVKLVASHGGITVGEDGASHQCIEDFATMRAIPEMVVICPSDYNETKQIIHAIADYKGPVYVRVGRPNLPLIERENYKFEIGKAEVMREGKDVLIIANGVLVNEAMIAVKELEAEGIQATLLNMATIKPIDKDAILKYAKLCGAVVTCEEHNVIGGLGSAVSEFLSEEHPVRVLKLGMKDSFGKSGTWSGLLDYFGLRSKNIVELAKKAVQSK from the coding sequence ATGGGAGCAGTATCCGCATCTAGCGCAGACCAAAAAGCAACCAGAGACGGTTATGGAGACGCATTGCACGAATTAGGTGCAAAACGTTCCGATATCGTAGTACTAGACGCGGATCTTTCCGGTTCTACTAAAACCAATAAATTCTCAAAAGCATTTCCTGATCGCTTTTTTAACGTAGGAGTTGCCGAGCAGAATTTAGTGGGACATGCAGCCGGACTTGCTCTTGCAGGTTACGTTCCATTTGCTTCTTCTTTCGCGATGTTCTTATCCGGAAGAGCTTGGGAAGTGGTGCGTAATAGTATAGTTTATCCTTTCTTAAATGTAAAACTGGTAGCTTCTCACGGAGGAATTACAGTGGGTGAGGACGGAGCTTCTCACCAATGTATCGAAGATTTTGCCACTATGAGAGCCATTCCTGAAATGGTAGTGATCTGTCCTTCCGATTATAACGAAACTAAACAGATCATTCATGCAATTGCAGATTATAAAGGACCGGTTTATGTAAGAGTTGGCCGTCCTAATCTTCCTTTGATCGAAAGAGAAAATTATAAATTCGAGATCGGAAAAGCGGAAGTGATGAGAGAAGGTAAAGACGTTCTTATCATCGCAAACGGAGTTCTGGTAAACGAAGCAATGATAGCTGTAAAAGAACTCGAAGCGGAAGGTATCCAGGCTACTCTTTTGAACATGGCTACTATCAAACCGATCGATAAAGATGCTATATTAAAATATGCTAAACTTTGCGGTGCAGTTGTCACTTGCGAAGAGCATAATGTGATCGGTGGATTAGGTTCTGCAGTTAGCGAATTTTTATCTGAAGAACACCCAGTGAGAGTTTTGAAACTCGGAATGAAGGATAGTTTCGGTAAATCCGGTACTTGGTCCGGACTTTTGGATTATTTCGGGCTCAGATCTAAAAACATAGTGGAACTTGCAAAAAAAGCAGTCCAATCCAAATAA